Proteins encoded in a region of the Populus nigra chromosome 3, ddPopNigr1.1, whole genome shotgun sequence genome:
- the LOC133688010 gene encoding transcription factor E2FA-like produces MSGGAKASTRPAAAPPPSGPIQPPLTRQLAFATMKPSFVPPDDYHRFSSPSTSRVTADRDAEAIVVRSPQLKRKSALDDNGVGSSNRASSPGSTSISNISLRTPVSAKGGRTYNKSKASKGSGAGPQTPVSKADCASPLTPAGSCRYDSSLGLLTKRFVDLFKHADDGILDLNNAAETLEVQKRRIYDITNVLEGIGLIEKTLKNRIRWKGIDASRPGQVEGDATLLQAEIAKLTMEEHTLDDQIREMQERLRDLSEDENNQKRLFVTEEDIKSLPCFLNETLIAIKAPHGTTLEVPDPDEAVDYPQRRYRIILRSSMGPIDVYLVSQFEENFEEMNNVEASVSIPLASISASHGNPMTEMTTDVRTQGRSGSLAQQAQTMFSDPNTTQELGGMMKIIPSDIHDDSDYWLLSDAGISITDMWKTDSNIEWADFGVTDVQTPRTQTPLHGITEVPPGV; encoded by the exons ATGTCCGGCGGCGCTAAAGCCTCAACCAGACCGGCTGCGGCGCCGCCTCCATCAGGACCGATCCAGCCTCCTTTAACGCGGCAGCTTGCATTTGCTACGATGAAGCCATCGTTTGTTCCTCCTGATGATTATCACCGATTTTCTTCACCGAGTACTAGTAGAGTCACCGCCGACCGGGATGCCGAGGCTATTGTTGTGAGATCTCCT CAATTAAAACGGAAGAGTGCATTGGATGATAATGGAGTTGGCTCCAGCAATCGTGCTAGCAGTCCTGGATCCACTAGCATATCTAATATTTCCTTAAGGACACCTGTATCAGCAAAAGGAGGAAGGACATACAACAAATCCAAGGCCTCAAAGGGCAGTGGAGCAGGACCTCAAACCCCGGTGTCAAAGGCTG ATTGTGCTTCTCCTCTTACTCCAGCTGGCAGCTGTCGTTATGATAGTTCCCTtg GTCTTTTGACAAAAAGGTTTGTCGATCTATTTAAACATGCTGATGATGGAATTCTTGACCTAAACAACGCAGCCGAAACCTTGGAG GTACAAAAGAGACGGATATACGACATAACAAATGTCTTGGAAGGAATTGGTCTCATAGAAAAAACACTCAAGAACAGAATACGTTGGAA GGGTATTGATGCTTCAAGGCCAGGGCAGGTAGAAGGTGATGCAACTTTGTTACAG GCAGAAATTGCAAAGCTTACTATGGAAGAGCACACACTAGATGATCAAATAAG AGAAATGCAGGAACGATTGAGAGATCTGAGTGAGGATGAGAACAATCAGAA GAGGCTTTTTGTGACTGAAGAAGATATCAAGAGTCTGCCTTGTTTCCTG AATGAAACCCTCATAGCAATTAAAGCTCCCCATGGAACTACTCTAGAAGTCCCTGATCCTGATGAG GCTGTTGACTATCCACAAAGGAGATACAGGATAATCCTTAGAAGCTCTATGGGTCCTATTGATGTCTACCTTGTGAG TCAATTCGAGGAGAATTTTGAGGAGATGAATAACGTTGAGGCATCTGTGAGCATTCCACTTGCTTCTATTTCAGCATCCCATGGAAACCCAATGACAGAGATGACCACTGATGTGAGAACCCAGGGAAGAAGTGGATCTCTGGCACAACAGGCACAAACTATGTTCTCTGATCCTAATACTACTCAGGAGTTAGGGGGAATGATGAAGATTATTCCTTCTGATATACAT GATGATTCAGATTACTGGCTTCTTTCAGACGCAGGCATAAGTATTACAGATATGTGGAAGACAGACT CAAATATTGAATGGGCTGATTTTGGGGTGACCGATGTCCAAACTCCCAGGACACAAACTCCATTGCATGGGATTACTGAAGTGCCTCCTGGTGTGTAA
- the LOC133688997 gene encoding protein SEEDLING LETHAL 1, chloroplastic-like isoform X1 — MQDTLLHFLSNNTSNKSSPFPYPKSHNFPSSSFHDYFSPLSCPRNLHFPSLSFKTNTISLPLKPLKTPEIPSISSHHSHPPPPNSEFQEKMLYLDSIGLDIFSLINNHRPIILSASLPNIKSIIDLLTSKNFTPREFRRIISMCPEILNSTPSTITLIITFLLREARVSGSDLKHVINRRPRLLVSSVKHCLRPALYFLKNIGLEEVKRHTYLLSCSVETKLLPRIQYFEKIGFSHEDAVSIFRRFPQLFNFSIKNNIEPKLNYFVVEMGRDLKELKEFPQYFSFSLENRIKPRHQCCVEKGLYFPLHTLLKTSEAQFSKFIFVWWMYPWIAVWLDGVTAGPGWIELYSVSNLVAIHLGISKSNSTRLLHES; from the exons ATGCAAGACACACTCCTCCATTTCCTCTCCAACAACACCAGCAACAAATCCTCCCCATTTCCTTATCCCAAATCACACAATTTTCCCTCATCGTCCTTCCATGATTATTTCTCCCCGCTTTCTTGCCCAAGAAACCTCCATTTTCCCTCTCTTTCCTTCAAAACAAACACCATTTCCCTTCCTCTTAAGCCCCTCAAAACACCGGAAATCCCCTCCATATCGTCACACCATTCCCATCCACCGCCACCCAATtctgaatttcaagaaaaaatgctCTACCTTGACTCAATAGGCCTAGACATATTCTCCCTCATAAATAACCACCGTCCGATCATCCTCTCAGCCTCCTTACCAAACATCAAATCCATCATTGATTTACTGACCTCCAAGAACTTCACTCCACGAGAGTTCCGCCGAATCATCTCCATGTGCCCGGAAATCCTCAACTCCACTCCTTCCACTATCACCCTAATCATCACCTTCCTCCTCCGCGAAGCCCGCGTCAGCGGCTCCGATTTAAAACATGTCATAAACCGACGGCCCAGATTGCTCGTATCCAGCGTCAAGCATTGCTTGCGCCCCGCTCTCTATTTCCTAAAAAACATTGGCCTTGAAGAGGTAAAAAGACACACGTATCTACTGTCTTGTAGTGTTGAAACGAAACTTTTACCGAGAATCCAATACTTTGAGAAAATTGGGTTCTCTCATGAAGATGCTGTTTCCATCTTTAGGAGATTTCCACAGCTGTTTAATTTCAGCATTAAGAATAATATTGAGCCcaagttgaattattttgttGTGGAGATGGGAAGGGATCTGAAGGAATTAAAAGAATTTCCacagtatttttcttttagtttagaGAATAGAATTAAGCCTCGACATCAATGCTGTGTTGAGAAAGGTTTGTATTTTCCTCTACATACATTGTTAAAGACAAGCGAGGCGCAATTT agtaaatttatatttgtatgGTGGATGTATCCTTGGATTGCTGTGTGGCTAGATGGTGTCACTGCCG GGCCAGGGTGGATCGAGCTGTATTCAGTTTCCAATTTAGTCGCCATACATCTTGGCATTTCGAAATCGAATTCTACCCGTCTTTTGCACGAGTCCTAG
- the LOC133688997 gene encoding protein SEEDLING LETHAL 1, chloroplastic-like isoform X2: protein MQDTLLHFLSNNTSNKSSPFPYPKSHNFPSSSFHDYFSPLSCPRNLHFPSLSFKTNTISLPLKPLKTPEIPSISSHHSHPPPPNSEFQEKMLYLDSIGLDIFSLINNHRPIILSASLPNIKSIIDLLTSKNFTPREFRRIISMCPEILNSTPSTITLIITFLLREARVSGSDLKHVINRRPRLLVSSVKHCLRPALYFLKNIGLEESKFIFVWWMYPWIAVWLDGVTAGPGWIELYSVSNLVAIHLGISKSNSTRLLHES, encoded by the exons ATGCAAGACACACTCCTCCATTTCCTCTCCAACAACACCAGCAACAAATCCTCCCCATTTCCTTATCCCAAATCACACAATTTTCCCTCATCGTCCTTCCATGATTATTTCTCCCCGCTTTCTTGCCCAAGAAACCTCCATTTTCCCTCTCTTTCCTTCAAAACAAACACCATTTCCCTTCCTCTTAAGCCCCTCAAAACACCGGAAATCCCCTCCATATCGTCACACCATTCCCATCCACCGCCACCCAATtctgaatttcaagaaaaaatgctCTACCTTGACTCAATAGGCCTAGACATATTCTCCCTCATAAATAACCACCGTCCGATCATCCTCTCAGCCTCCTTACCAAACATCAAATCCATCATTGATTTACTGACCTCCAAGAACTTCACTCCACGAGAGTTCCGCCGAATCATCTCCATGTGCCCGGAAATCCTCAACTCCACTCCTTCCACTATCACCCTAATCATCACCTTCCTCCTCCGCGAAGCCCGCGTCAGCGGCTCCGATTTAAAACATGTCATAAACCGACGGCCCAGATTGCTCGTATCCAGCGTCAAGCATTGCTTGCGCCCCGCTCTCTATTTCCTAAAAAACATTGGCCTTGAAGAG agtaaatttatatttgtatgGTGGATGTATCCTTGGATTGCTGTGTGGCTAGATGGTGTCACTGCCG GGCCAGGGTGGATCGAGCTGTATTCAGTTTCCAATTTAGTCGCCATACATCTTGGCATTTCGAAATCGAATTCTACCCGTCTTTTGCACGAGTCCTAG
- the LOC133687987 gene encoding 2-Cys peroxiredoxin BAS1, chloroplastic-like → MACSATSTSFISSIAAAKSMATPLSKTLNLPNSFSGTRKSIQSPVLRSISLTRGSHSAKSFVVKASSELPLVGNVAPDFEAEAVFDQEFMKVKLSEYIGKKYVVLFFYPLDFTFVCPTEITAFSDRYEEFKQINTEVFGVSVDSVFSHLAWVQTDRKSGGLGDLKYPLISDVTKSISKSYGVLIPDQGVALRGLFIIDKEGVIQHSTINNLAIGRSVDETKRTLQALQYVQENPDEVCPAGWKPGDKSMKPDPRLSKDYFAAL, encoded by the exons atggccTGCTCGGCAACTTCTACCTCTTTCATCTCCTCTATCGCCGCCGCCAAATCCATGGCCACTCCTCTCTCTAAAACCCTAAATCTCCCCAACTCCTTCTCTGGTACACGGAAATCTATCCAATCTCCCGTCCTCCGCTCCATTTCCCTGACCCGCGGCTCTCATTCTGCAAAGTCCTTCGTTGTCAAAGCCTCT AGTGAACTTCCATTGGTTGGAAACGTAGCACCGGATTTCGAGGCTGAGGCTGTTTTCGATCAAGAGTTTATGAAG GTTAAACTATCTGAATATATCGGGAAGAAATATGTGGTTCTATTTTTCTATCCATTGGACTTCACATTTGTTTGTCCCACAG AAATCACTGCTTTTAGTGACCGTTATGAGGAATTCAAGCAGATAAACACAGAAGTATTCGGTGTTTCAGTCGACAGTGTG TTCTCGCACCTTGCCTGGGTCCAAACAGATAGAAAGTCTGGTGGGCTTGGAGATTTGAAGTATCCTTTGATTTCTGATGTCACCAAATCCATTTCAAAATCTTATGGAGTGTTAATCCCTGATCAG GGAGTTGCTCTGAGAGGACTTTTTATCATTGATAAAGAAGGAGTCATCCAACACTCCACCATTAACAACCTTGCCATTGGGCGTAGTGTTGACGAGACAAAGAGAACACTCCAG GCCTTGCAGTATGTGCAAGAAAATCCAGATGAAGTTTGCCCAGCTGGGTGGAAGCCTGGTGACAAGTCCATGAAACCTGACCCAAGACTGAGCAAGGATTACTTTGCCGCATTATAG
- the LOC133690295 gene encoding cytokinin riboside 5'-monophosphate phosphoribohydrolase LOG7-like — translation MEDTESKFKRVCVFCGSSSGKKASYQEAAVELAKELVERRIDLVYGGGSVGLMGLVSQAVHDGGRHVLGVIPRSLMPREVTGEPVGEVRAVSDMHQRKAEMARQADAFIALPGGYGTLEELLEVITWAQLNIHHKPVGLLNVDGYYNSLLSFIDKAVDEGFISPAARRIIVSASTAKQLFRQLEDYVPEHDEITAKLVWGEVDDRLTCVPESGVA, via the exons atgGAGGATACTGAATCGAAGTTTAAGAGGGTTTGCGTGTTTTGTGGGAGTAGTTCAGGCAAGAAAGCCAGCTACCAGGAAGCTGCTGTTGAGTTGGCCAAGGAACTG GTTGAGAGAAGAATTGATTTGGTCTATGGAGGTGGGAGCGTGGGGTTAATGGGCCTTGTTTCTCAGGCGGTTCATGATGGTGGGCGCCATGTTCTAGG AGTTATCCCAAGGTCCCTAATGCCCAGAGAG GTAACAGGAGAGCCTGTCGGGGAGGTTAGAGCTGTATCTGATATGCATCAAAGGAAAGCTGAAATGGCTCGCCAAGCGGATGCCTTCATTGCCCTCCCTG GGGGCTATGGGACACTAGAAGAATTACTTGAAGTAATTACATGGGCTCAACTTAATATCCATCACAAACCT GTGGGCCTCTTGAATGTAGATGGATACTATAATTCGCTGCTGTCTTTTATTGACAAGGCCGTTGATGAAGGCTTTATATCGCCTGCCGCACGTCGCATTATCGTGTCTGCGTCCACAGCTAAACAATTGTTCAGACAGCTAGAG GATTATGTGCCAGAACATGATGAAATAACAGCCAAGTTGGTGTGGGGGGAGGTTGATGACAGACTGACTTGCGTGCCTGAATCTGGGGTTGCCTAG